A window of Dysgonomonadaceae bacterium PH5-43 contains these coding sequences:
- a CDS encoding sugar O-acyltransferase (sialic acid O-acetyltransferase NeuD family) (product_source=TIGR03570; cath_funfam=2.160.10.10,3.40.50.720; cog=COG0110; pfam=PF17836; superfamily=51161; tigrfam=TIGR03570), whose product MKKAIIIGAGTYGQVYAEYLKKKYDIIGYVDDAENLQGQIVNGIKVIGNRTTLLKDIERNVSVFAPIGNNAIRTNLLEELTKEGFETPSFIHPNTIIHESVILGKAIYILPGTNIMPCTEIKDFTMISMGVNIAHHNLIEKGCFFSQGSNIGASIHINEQAYFGIASTAMTGIKEVGKNTLIGAGAVVIKDVPDNAVVAGVPAKVLKFK is encoded by the coding sequence ATGAAGAAGGCTATTATTATAGGAGCGGGAACGTATGGTCAGGTATATGCTGAATATCTGAAAAAAAAATATGATATTATTGGATATGTAGATGATGCAGAAAACCTACAAGGACAAATAGTGAATGGTATTAAGGTGATCGGAAATAGAACAACTTTATTAAAAGACATAGAACGAAATGTATCTGTTTTTGCACCTATAGGAAACAATGCCATAAGAACGAATCTTTTGGAAGAGTTGACGAAAGAAGGATTTGAAACGCCATCGTTTATTCACCCAAATACAATTATACACGAAAGTGTGATTCTTGGTAAAGCAATTTATATCTTACCCGGTACTAACATTATGCCTTGTACCGAGATAAAAGATTTTACAATGATTAGTATGGGAGTAAATATTGCACATCATAATTTAATAGAAAAGGGGTGTTTCTTTTCACAGGGCTCAAATATAGGAGCCTCAATTCATATTAATGAGCAAGCGTATTTTGGAATTGCATCTACAGCTATGACTGGAATAAAAGAAGTAGGAAAGAATACTCTTATTGGAGCTGGAGCTGTAGTTATAAAAGATGTGCCAGATAATGCTGTTGTAGCAGGTGTGCCAGCTAAAGTATTAAAATTCAAATAA
- a CDS encoding undecaprenyl phosphate N,N'-diacetylbacillosamine 1-phosphate transferase (product_source=KO:K15915; cog=COG2148; ko=KO:K15915; pfam=PF02397; transmembrane_helix_parts=Inside_1_11,TMhelix_12_34,Outside_35_201), which produces MYKNFFKRLIDFTLSLTGFIVLFPLFLLITIFLFFANSGKPFFFQERPGRNNKIFKVIKFKTMNDKKDKDGNLLPNIERLTKVGNIVRKTSLDEIPQLINVIKGDMSLIGPRPLRVEYLPLYNEIQIRRHEVRPGITGWAQVNGRNTISWDKKFEYDVWYVDYLSFLLDCKILLLTIKNVLKRDGIELGVEKPFGDVKLKS; this is translated from the coding sequence ATGTATAAAAATTTCTTTAAGAGACTAATAGACTTTACATTATCCCTAACAGGATTTATAGTACTATTCCCTTTATTTTTGCTTATAACAATATTCTTATTCTTCGCTAATAGTGGTAAGCCTTTCTTCTTTCAAGAGCGACCAGGACGAAACAATAAAATATTTAAGGTTATAAAGTTCAAAACAATGAACGATAAGAAGGATAAAGATGGAAATCTTCTTCCTAATATAGAACGTTTAACAAAGGTGGGTAATATTGTGCGTAAAACATCGTTAGATGAAATTCCTCAGTTGATAAATGTTATCAAGGGGGATATGAGCCTTATAGGTCCTCGTCCGTTAAGAGTCGAATACCTTCCTTTATATAATGAAATACAAATACGCCGACACGAAGTTCGTCCTGGTATTACAGGTTGGGCGCAGGTAAATGGTAGAAATACAATATCGTGGGATAAAAAATTTGAATATGATGTTTGGTATGTTGATTATTTGAGTTTTCTATTGGATTGTAAAATATTGCTCTTAACGATAAAAAACGTCTTAAAGCGAGATGGTATTGAATTAGGGGTCGAGAAACCATTTGGAGATGTTAAATTGAAAAGTTGA
- a CDS encoding hypothetical protein (product_source=COG3943; cath_funfam=1.10.10.60; cog=COG3943; pfam=PF13310; superfamily=47413) — MTHSQTNNTNFILFKTDDQKISVDVRFGEETVWLTQDQMAMLFGKNKSTISRHIKNILDTAELQENSVVAFFATTASDGKKYQVAYYNLDMIISVGYRVNSRRGTQFRQWATKRLNEYIRKGFVMDDDRLKNLGGGGYWKELLQRIRDIRSSEKVFYRQVLDIYATSVDYDPKSDVSIEFFKKVQNKIHYAVHGQTAAEVIYNRADAEKEFMGLMTFSGSRPYLKDVVVAKNYLEEKELRALGQIVSGYLDFAERQAEREQMMYMADWAKHLDRILTMSGEELLQGAGTVSHDKAIEKATAEYKKYQQKTLSEVERNYLDNLKNLENKSLKQ; from the coding sequence ATGACCCACTCTCAAACAAACAACACCAACTTCATTCTCTTCAAAACCGACGATCAAAAGATTTCGGTAGATGTTAGATTTGGAGAGGAGACCGTTTGGCTTACACAAGACCAAATGGCTATGTTGTTTGGTAAAAATAAATCAACGATTTCTCGACATATAAAAAATATATTAGACACTGCTGAATTGCAAGAAAATTCAGTTGTTGCATTTTTTGCAACAACTGCAAGTGATGGCAAGAAATATCAAGTAGCCTATTACAACCTCGATATGATAATCAGTGTTGGTTATCGAGTAAACTCACGTCGAGGTACGCAGTTTCGTCAGTGGGCAACTAAACGCCTAAACGAATACATTCGCAAAGGGTTTGTTATGGACGACGACCGTCTGAAAAATTTAGGTGGAGGTGGTTACTGGAAAGAGCTTTTGCAACGTATACGAGATATTCGTTCTTCAGAAAAAGTGTTTTATCGTCAGGTGTTAGATATTTATGCTACAAGCGTTGATTACGACCCCAAATCTGATGTCTCTATTGAGTTTTTCAAAAAAGTACAGAATAAAATCCATTATGCAGTACACGGACAAACGGCTGCTGAGGTGATTTATAATCGTGCTGATGCAGAGAAAGAGTTTATGGGATTAATGACTTTTTCTGGTAGTCGCCCTTATCTGAAAGATGTGGTTGTGGCTAAGAATTATTTAGAAGAGAAGGAACTTCGTGCTCTCGGACAAATAGTTTCGGGGTATTTAGACTTTGCAGAACGACAAGCTGAACGTGAACAAATGATGTATATGGCGGATTGGGCTAAGCATTTAGATCGTATTCTAACAATGAGTGGAGAAGAACTCTTGCAGGGTGCAGGAACTGTTAGTCATGATAAGGCTATAGAAAAGGCTACGGCTGAGTATAAAAAATATCAACAGAAGACGTTAAGCGAAGTGGAGAGAAATTATTTAGATAATCTGAAAAATTTAGAGAACAAGAGTTTAAAACAATAA
- a CDS encoding glycosyltransferase involved in cell wall biosynthesis (product_source=COG0438; cath_funfam=3.40.50.2000; cog=COG0438; pfam=PF00534,PF13477; superfamily=53756), with protein MKTKIAFIVAVPLSAQVFLKDHFRELVKLYDIHLIANFSNVGARQEFIDMGITCHNIHIERSININKDIKALLQLRKLFKKEKFVSTHSVTPKAGLLTAISSWMAGVKIRIHIYTGQVWATKKGFMRWMLKQMDKITALFDTNILVDGESQRQFLIKEGVLKDKNSKVLANGSICGVRMERFIISSDVRIKERMKFGFTESDVVYIFLGRLNHDKGIGELYEAFNKLSVECPNAKLLLYGTDEEGYEAKAINYPNLKRDINFFYPGRTSTPFEALQCGDVFVLPTWREGFGSSVLEAQALGLPVITSDAYGVVDASLPNETGLRSKVGDADSLYQCMTVYYNDSDMRKKHGVAGRKRVEEKFNNNLVTAAWLEYYNQIL; from the coding sequence ATGAAAACAAAGATAGCTTTTATAGTTGCGGTACCCTTATCTGCACAAGTCTTCTTGAAAGATCATTTTCGAGAGTTAGTTAAACTATATGATATTCATCTGATTGCTAATTTTTCTAATGTTGGAGCTCGACAAGAGTTTATAGATATGGGGATTACATGTCATAACATTCATATAGAACGCTCTATAAATATAAATAAAGACATAAAGGCCCTGCTACAATTACGCAAACTATTCAAGAAAGAAAAGTTTGTAAGTACTCACTCTGTAACGCCTAAAGCAGGACTATTGACTGCTATTTCCTCTTGGATGGCAGGAGTGAAAATTCGCATTCATATATATACAGGGCAAGTTTGGGCAACAAAGAAAGGATTTATGCGATGGATGCTTAAGCAAATGGATAAGATTACAGCACTGTTTGATACAAATATCTTAGTAGATGGAGAGTCTCAACGCCAATTTCTTATAAAAGAGGGCGTGTTAAAAGATAAGAACAGTAAAGTATTGGCGAATGGAAGTATATGTGGTGTGAGAATGGAGAGATTTATAATATCTTCAGATGTACGAATTAAAGAACGTATGAAATTCGGATTTACAGAAAGTGATGTTGTATATATATTCTTGGGTCGCCTAAATCATGATAAAGGTATAGGTGAATTATACGAAGCATTTAACAAATTATCTGTCGAATGTCCAAATGCCAAATTACTTCTATATGGTACAGATGAGGAAGGATATGAGGCAAAAGCGATAAATTATCCAAATCTAAAGCGTGATATAAATTTCTTCTATCCAGGTCGTACTTCTACTCCATTTGAAGCTTTGCAATGTGGCGACGTTTTTGTTTTACCTACTTGGAGGGAAGGCTTTGGGTCGTCGGTATTAGAAGCACAAGCCTTAGGCTTACCTGTAATTACAAGTGATGCATACGGCGTGGTAGATGCAAGTTTGCCTAATGAAACAGGCTTGCGGTCTAAAGTTGGCGATGCTGACAGTTTATATCAGTGTATGACTGTGTATTACAATGATAGTGATATGCGCAAAAAACATGGTGTTGCAGGTAGAAAAAGAGTAGAAGAAAAATTCAATAATAATCTTGTTACTGCAGCATGGTTGGAGTATTACAACCAGATTTTATAG
- a CDS encoding glycosyltransferase EpsE (product_source=KO:K19423; cath_funfam=3.90.550.10; cog=COG0463; ko=KO:K19423; pfam=PF00535; superfamily=53448) produces the protein MKERISILMAIYNCADTLEEAIDSLYNQTYNNFKLILCDDASTDNTYEVAKKYAEKYDNIILLQNENNLKLAASLNKCLEYADTEYIARMDGDDISLPTRLEKEIDFLDSHSEYAVVSCAMIYFDESGDWGQGTPVVTPDKYTFKKGTPHTHAPCMIRTDVIKEVGGYTDIPITLRVEDYHLWYKIYKAGYKGYNLSEPLYKMRDDREATNRRTFRNRYNVFIVKQQALKDFGISNAFFYAAPELLKFFIPNFIMERLRKSKMRQ, from the coding sequence ATGAAAGAACGAATTTCAATTTTAATGGCAATTTATAATTGTGCAGATACTTTAGAGGAAGCTATTGATTCGCTATACAACCAGACTTACAATAACTTTAAACTAATATTATGTGATGATGCATCAACCGACAATACTTACGAAGTAGCTAAAAAATATGCAGAAAAGTATGATAATATTATTTTGTTGCAGAATGAAAATAATCTGAAATTAGCAGCATCTCTAAATAAATGCTTAGAATATGCAGATACAGAATATATTGCACGTATGGATGGTGATGATATTTCTTTGCCTACACGCTTAGAAAAAGAAATAGATTTTTTAGATTCTCACTCAGAATATGCAGTTGTAAGTTGTGCTATGATTTATTTTGATGAAAGTGGTGATTGGGGACAAGGAACTCCAGTTGTTACTCCAGATAAATATACTTTCAAAAAAGGGACTCCACATACTCACGCTCCTTGTATGATTAGAACTGATGTAATTAAGGAGGTTGGAGGTTATACAGATATACCAATAACATTAAGAGTTGAAGATTATCATCTTTGGTATAAAATTTATAAAGCTGGTTATAAGGGTTATAATCTATCAGAGCCTCTTTATAAAATGAGAGATGATAGAGAAGCTACAAATAGAAGAACATTTAGAAATAGATATAATGTCTTTATTGTAAAACAACAAGCATTAAAAGACTTTGGTATTTCTAATGCTTTCTTTTATGCAGCGCCTGAATTACTAAAGTTTTTTATTCCTAATTTTATAATGGAAAGATTAAGAAAAAGCAAGATGAGACAATGA
- a CDS encoding hypothetical protein (product_source=Hypo-rule applied; pfam=PF14897; transmembrane_helix_parts=Outside_1_4,TMhelix_5_27,Inside_28_46,TMhelix_47_69,Outside_70_105,TMhelix_106_128,Inside_129_134,TMhelix_135_157,Outside_158_176,TMhelix_177_199,Inside_200_210,TMhelix_211_233,Outside_234_256,TMhelix_257_279,Inside_280_285,TMhelix_286_306,Outside_307_315,TMhelix_316_335,Inside_336_341,TMhelix_342_361,Outside_362_364): MSIDFIPIQLYTPIYYNVMLLVILFVFVHTQIMSITNEKIILSMKSVGFLSFCFVLIYLGLRPISIVFVDMVTYDEIFMSFQYGREISPDDNDLVFKIFTLGCSKIMSAQFYFFVCAILYVVPMYIISKKWFDKYWFYAFLMLVVSFSFWAYGTNGIRNGIATSLFLLAISRDKRIWQIVWLVIAIGFHKTLLLPSLGFIITWFYNKPKGFFLFWLSSIILSLMFSGFWEGFFAGMIEDDRARYLTTKAETDSFASVGFRWDFLIYSATGVFAGWYYIFKKKLKDQLYISLFNVYLFANAFWILVIKANFSNRFAYLSWFLLALVIIYPWLKYNFQPKQTKIMGWIIFAYFGFTYFMNFIYYGR; encoded by the coding sequence ATGAGCATAGATTTTATACCTATACAGTTATATACGCCAATATACTACAATGTGATGTTGTTAGTTATATTGTTCGTGTTTGTCCATACGCAAATAATGTCAATAACTAATGAAAAGATAATTCTATCTATGAAATCAGTAGGTTTTTTATCTTTTTGTTTTGTCCTTATTTATTTGGGACTTAGACCTATAAGTATTGTATTTGTAGACATGGTAACTTATGATGAAATATTTATGTCTTTCCAATATGGTAGAGAAATATCTCCAGATGATAATGATTTAGTCTTTAAAATATTTACCTTGGGCTGCTCAAAGATAATGTCGGCGCAATTCTATTTTTTTGTTTGTGCTATATTGTATGTCGTTCCTATGTATATAATCAGTAAAAAATGGTTTGATAAATATTGGTTTTATGCATTCTTGATGCTAGTAGTTTCTTTTTCTTTTTGGGCTTACGGAACTAATGGTATCCGTAACGGAATAGCAACTTCGTTATTTTTATTAGCTATCTCTCGAGATAAAAGAATATGGCAGATAGTTTGGCTAGTAATAGCTATTGGATTTCATAAAACTTTATTATTGCCTTCATTAGGATTTATTATTACGTGGTTTTACAATAAACCTAAAGGTTTTTTTCTGTTTTGGTTGTCGTCAATTATATTGTCACTAATGTTTTCTGGGTTTTGGGAAGGATTTTTTGCAGGCATGATAGAAGACGATAGAGCTCGCTATTTAACTACAAAAGCAGAAACTGATTCTTTTGCCTCAGTTGGTTTTAGGTGGGATTTTTTAATATATAGTGCTACGGGGGTATTTGCTGGCTGGTATTATATATTTAAGAAAAAATTAAAAGATCAACTATACATTTCTCTATTTAATGTTTATTTATTTGCTAATGCATTTTGGATATTGGTAATTAAAGCAAATTTTTCAAACCGATTTGCTTACTTGTCGTGGTTTCTTTTAGCCTTGGTAATTATTTATCCTTGGCTCAAATATAACTTTCAACCAAAACAAACTAAAATAATGGGTTGGATAATATTTGCCTATTTTGGTTTTACTTATTTTATGAATTTTATTTATTACGGAAGATGA
- a CDS encoding glycosyltransferase involved in cell wall biosynthesis (product_source=COG0463; cog=COG0463; pfam=PF00535; superfamily=53448) has protein sequence MKLSVIIPVYNVEKYLARCIDSILNQEDFQLSSDNIEIVLVNDGSLDNSQSIIDQYVSKYDFIKGLKKGNGGLSSARNFGLEYATGDYIWFVDSDDWIDKKSFKIIFNEIIVNQLDILEFDLYLAKIDNDENASLSLNLFYHSIRTEKINGIEAFELYGYIVGVCFKVIKKELFINNKLRFPLGELNEDNVITYELMKNSNSYKKIAVPLYYYYERIDSITNNVNKEHLYKYINDQINNILKINNLIKKESFSKIKIREMLCFYATNAILSILKLKDPLFLKEQIERLEKEQLYPIKKYSYHNKGIKRNLFIKLINQKWLIYKLNQWI, from the coding sequence ATGAAACTATCTGTAATTATACCTGTATATAATGTAGAAAAGTATTTAGCACGATGCATAGATAGCATTTTGAATCAAGAAGATTTTCAATTAAGTTCAGATAATATTGAAATTGTTCTTGTTAATGATGGCTCTTTGGATAATAGTCAATCTATAATAGACCAATATGTATCAAAATATGATTTTATCAAAGGTCTAAAAAAAGGAAATGGAGGATTATCTTCAGCTCGCAACTTTGGATTAGAGTATGCCACTGGCGATTATATTTGGTTTGTAGATTCTGACGATTGGATTGATAAGAAATCGTTCAAGATTATTTTCAATGAAATTATTGTTAATCAATTAGATATTTTAGAATTTGATTTATATCTGGCAAAGATTGATAATGATGAAAACGCTTCCTTGTCTTTAAATCTATTTTATCATTCTATTAGAACTGAAAAAATTAATGGTATTGAAGCTTTTGAGCTTTATGGATATATTGTTGGTGTTTGCTTCAAAGTCATAAAGAAGGAGTTGTTTATAAACAATAAGCTCCGATTCCCTTTAGGCGAATTAAATGAAGATAATGTAATAACATACGAGTTGATGAAAAATAGTAATAGTTACAAAAAAATAGCTGTGCCGTTATACTATTATTATGAAAGGATAGATTCGATTACGAATAATGTTAATAAAGAACATTTGTATAAATATATTAATGATCAGATAAATAACATATTAAAAATAAACAACTTGATAAAAAAGGAATCTTTTTCTAAAATCAAGATTCGAGAGATGTTGTGTTTTTATGCAACAAATGCTATTTTGTCTATTCTTAAACTAAAAGATCCATTATTTTTGAAGGAGCAAATAGAAAGATTAGAAAAAGAACAGTTGTATCCAATTAAAAAATACAGTTACCATAATAAAGGAATAAAAAGAAATTTATTTATAAAATTAATTAACCAAAAATGGTTAATCTATAAATTAAATCAATGGATTTGA
- a CDS encoding glycosyltransferase involved in cell wall biosynthesis (product_source=COG0463; cath_funfam=3.90.550.10; cog=COG0463; pfam=PF00535; superfamily=53448) yields the protein MNPKISVIIPVYNVEKYLDKCIQSVLNQTFADFELLLINDGSKDGSGAICDKYAQEDSRVKVFHKENGGVSAARNLGLDNAKGEWVCFVDSDDFILEDSLNILEDLDKSNKDIYMFKTSILQGGVIIENEYSNKNVKQTNELWKYIFKKEIIDTKKIRFIGIKYGEDYNFISKYFLYVRTGQFIDEFVYVYRKDNPSSAMNKVKDIHYVFDHFVMVNDLLDYTTLHFDSVNERSLSESIVRGFKMTLVVLAKTEIDLLNKKEVIKKYNAIYSLASKKVNLCRFHPVLLEFWINYYKKRTK from the coding sequence ATGAATCCTAAAATATCAGTAATAATACCGGTGTATAATGTCGAAAAATATTTAGACAAATGTATACAATCGGTTCTTAATCAGACTTTTGCCGACTTTGAGTTGTTGTTGATTAACGACGGTTCGAAAGACGGTAGCGGTGCTATTTGCGATAAATATGCACAAGAGGATAGTCGTGTAAAAGTTTTTCATAAAGAGAACGGCGGAGTGAGTGCAGCTCGCAACTTGGGATTGGATAATGCCAAAGGAGAGTGGGTCTGCTTTGTGGATAGTGATGATTTTATTTTGGAGGATTCATTAAATATTCTTGAAGATTTAGATAAGTCAAATAAAGATATTTATATGTTCAAAACTTCTATCTTGCAAGGTGGTGTCATAATAGAAAATGAATATTCGAATAAAAACGTTAAGCAAACAAATGAACTCTGGAAATATATTTTCAAGAAAGAAATAATAGACACAAAAAAAATAAGATTTATTGGTATAAAGTATGGAGAGGATTATAATTTTATTTCCAAGTATTTCTTATATGTAAGAACGGGGCAATTTATTGATGAGTTTGTTTACGTCTACAGAAAGGATAATCCAAGCTCAGCAATGAATAAAGTTAAAGATATACATTATGTATTTGATCATTTTGTAATGGTTAATGATTTGCTAGATTATACAACTTTACATTTTGATAGTGTTAATGAAAGGTCGCTTTCAGAATCAATAGTAAGAGGGTTTAAAATGACATTGGTAGTGCTTGCAAAAACAGAAATAGATTTATTAAATAAAAAAGAAGTAATTAAGAAATACAATGCAATATATAGTTTAGCTTCTAAGAAAGTGAATTTATGTCGATTTCACCCAGTACTACTGGAGTTTTGGATTAATTATTATAAAAAAAGAACGAAATGA
- a CDS encoding methylphosphotriester-DNA--protein-cysteine methyltransferase (product_source=COG2169; cath_funfam=1.10.10.60; cog=COG2169; pfam=PF12833; smart=SM00342; superfamily=46689), producing MLRDLYFINKSKFATMEVLILKRSVDICIRHREDNVREKIPQLKESKCVKFKFVDKKSNAIDSIDELLLRINTCCGDEFNIKEEHRNSGMCGTLFRVKFKERTGCSFVEYLKFVRAYNVGYLLLNSSLSINDIMIMCGFKTDSNFRKFMQKMYGMSAREFRKKQSGRNI from the coding sequence ATGTTGCGAGATTTGTATTTTATAAATAAATCAAAATTTGCAACTATGGAAGTTTTAATCCTAAAGCGCAGTGTTGATATATGCATTCGACACAGGGAGGATAATGTTCGTGAAAAAATTCCTCAACTAAAAGAGAGTAAGTGTGTTAAGTTTAAATTTGTAGATAAAAAATCGAATGCTATTGATTCGATAGATGAACTTTTATTACGAATAAATACTTGTTGTGGCGATGAATTTAATATTAAAGAAGAGCATCGTAATTCAGGAATGTGTGGTACGTTATTTCGAGTAAAATTTAAGGAACGTACGGGTTGTTCGTTTGTAGAATATCTTAAATTTGTGCGCGCCTACAACGTTGGTTACCTCCTCTTAAATAGCAGCTTGTCGATTAACGATATTATGATAATGTGCGGTTTCAAAACCGACTCTAATTTTCGTAAGTTTATGCAAAAAATGTACGGTATGAGCGCACGAGAATTTCGAAAAAAACAAAGTGGACGAAATATATAA
- a CDS encoding hypothetical protein (product_source=Hypo-rule applied; cath_funfam=3.30.200.20; pfam=PF14297; superfamily=54373): MIKAGLDYYPLDVKHFNNFSTKALKREFGTDAVLTEIFITNIIFEREGYYTPYDMHLIIEVADALDMPENEVISIIKKCAELRIFDSFMLEKYGILTSLTIQKRFFYATKRRKKVEFSADYIIDKEKIKTKKHTSCIHDVTLSKESKGKEVKEVKEVKNTPPNPLNNEGAWRNDFKIYCSLAQAAYLQLKFDYEYIDERKRFYPAVNIPCSLEKAFIEQWSSETFWKKIRRQTSNDIDWKNVFNKMLMKPANKVWLPRNTENQCKPSGPTIVD; encoded by the coding sequence ATGATTAAAGCAGGTTTGGATTATTATCCATTAGACGTTAAGCACTTCAACAACTTCAGTACAAAGGCGTTAAAGCGTGAATTTGGCACCGATGCCGTGTTAACTGAAATCTTTATTACAAACATTATTTTTGAGCGAGAAGGATATTATACGCCTTACGATATGCATCTGATTATTGAGGTTGCCGATGCTCTTGATATGCCCGAAAATGAAGTTATTTCGATTATCAAAAAATGTGCTGAGCTAAGAATTTTCGACTCGTTTATGCTCGAAAAGTATGGAATTTTAACTTCTTTAACAATTCAAAAGCGTTTCTTTTACGCTACAAAAAGACGTAAAAAAGTAGAGTTTAGCGCAGATTATATTATTGATAAAGAGAAGATTAAAACTAAAAAGCATACATCGTGTATACACGATGTTACTCTAAGTAAAGAAAGTAAAGGAAAAGAAGTAAAGGAAGTAAAAGAAGTAAAGAATACTCCCCCTAACCCCCTCAACAATGAGGGGGCGTGGAGAAATGATTTTAAAATTTATTGTTCTTTAGCGCAGGCAGCGTATCTGCAACTAAAGTTCGATTACGAATACATCGACGAACGAAAGCGGTTTTATCCAGCAGTAAATATTCCCTGTTCGCTCGAAAAAGCTTTTATCGAACAATGGAGCTCCGAAACGTTTTGGAAAAAAATCAGACGACAAACAAGCAACGATATCGACTGGAAAAACGTTTTCAACAAAATGCTGATGAAACCTGCCAACAAAGTCTGGCTACCCAGAAACACAGAAAACCAGTGCAAACCATCGGGACCAACAATCGTGGATTAA